A window of the Podospora bellae-mahoneyi strain CBS 112042 chromosome 6, whole genome shotgun sequence genome harbors these coding sequences:
- the ALG5 gene encoding dolichyl-phosphate beta-glucosyltransferase (COG:M; EggNog:ENOG503NTZC; BUSCO:EOG09264B2P) — protein sequence MAADNSNTTERLVAAATQLISLLFTTAREQPIRLFFLFVFPLALFGIISIYLLLHLLAPKPRPPYPSEKTYLTTLPSGAISPPRPLPCWYDRWHAEGCLKEQYPTVPDGFDVPDQASIEPAEVEVSVVVPAYNEQDRIEVALEEMVEYLDANFGRGQEGGSGRLLPTLERPKPGAGTPGSRPSTPHRLVFKCENALGGGRVQSPPRERPPRGYEIIVVDDGSEDRTVEVVLEFGRRHGLHDVLRVVSLEKNRGKGGSVTHGLRHVRGKYAVFADADGASRFSDLGRLIEGCEDVVDGSNRGVAIGSRAHLVGSEAVVKRSAIRNFLMRSFHFVLMILTPPATSRIRDTQCGFKLFSRAALPHIVPYMHAEGWIFDIEMLMLAESAPATPVLASDGSVIGTSYGIKVAEVPVGWEEVGGSKMSLVKDSVRMAVGLAVLRASWMLGVYRRRLT from the exons atggcagccgacaacagcaacaccaccgagcGCCTCGTCGCAGCAGCCACCCAGCTCatatccctcctcttcaccaccgcgCGCGAACAGCCAATCCGGTTGTTCTTTCTATTCGTCTTTCCCCTAGCCCTCTTCGGCATAATCTCT atctacctcctcctccacctcctaGCCCCCAAACCCCGCCCCCCCTACCCCTCGGAAAAAAcctacctcaccaccctgcCCTCAGgcgccatctcccccccgAGACCCCTCCCCTGCTGGTACGACCGCTGGCACGCCGAAGGCTGCCTCAAAGAGCAATACCCCACCGTCCCGGACGGGTTCGACGTCCCCGACCAAGCCAGCATCGAGCCCGCAGAGGTCGAAGTGAGCGTTGTCGTCCCTGCCTACAACGAACAAGACAGGATAGAAGTCGCTCTCGAAGAAATGGTCGAGTATCTCGACGCGAATTTCGGGCGCGGTCAGGAAGGAGGGTCCGGGAGGTTGTTGCCTACGTTGGAGAGACCTAAGCCCGGAGCAGGGACGCCGGGATCGAGACCGTCGACGCCGCACAGGTTGGTTTTCAAGTGTGAGAATGCActtggtggggggagggtgcaGTCACCGCCGAGGGAGCGGCCGCCGAGGGGGTATGAGAttattgttgttgatgatgggagcgAGGAcaggacggtggaggtggtgttggagttTGGGAGACGGCATGGGTTGCATGATGTGCTCAGGGTGGTGAGTCTGGAGAAGAAtagagggaagggggggagtgtGACGCATGGGTTGAGGCACGTGAGGGGGAAATACGCCGTCTTTGCCGACGCGGACGGGGCGTCTAGGTTCAGCGACCTGGGCCGCCTCATTGAAGGTTGtgaggatgttgttgatggatcCAACCGGGGCGTTGCTATTGGCAGCAGGGCTCATCTTGTCGGGAGCGAAGCTGTCGTCAAGAGGTCGGCCATTCGGAACTTTTTGATGAGGTCGTTCCACTTTGTGCTCATGATCCTCACCCCGCCGGCGACGTCGAGGATACGGGATACGCAGTGCGGGTTTAAGCTGTTCTCGAGGGCGGCGCTGCCGCATATTGTGCCGTATATGCACGCTGAGGGCTGGATTTTTGATATTGAGATGTTGATGCTGGCAGAGAGCGCGCCGGCGACGCCGGTCCTGGCGAGTGATGGGAGTGTGATTGGGACCAGTTATGGGATCAAGGTGGCGGAGGTGccggttgggtgggaggaggtaggCGGGAGCAAGATGAGTCTTGTGAAGGACAGTGTTAGGATGGCGGTTGGGTTGGCGGTGCTGAGGGCGAGTTGGATGCTGGGGGTTTATAGGAGGAGGTTGACTTAG
- a CDS encoding hypothetical protein (COG:A; EggNog:ENOG503NX7I; BUSCO:EOG092651FJ) has product MRCERRILRYHSLKRGRVRQTWNKYNLFNLFRMRDRKGNFGTFFQQKWHAKAATRAYHGEHIKEKQWERMFSRRLLSAVNMDPAYMAKYDGSEQAAGRGSGRDVKPGRSEKNVARNTGNAEGMTPYMQMTFAPQERRLDISVFRALFASSARQARQFVIHGAVKVNGKKMQHPGYLLNPGDLFQVDPEKVMIATGRKKTSKSESSSTSKTPTAEEDAQPAEETAEVAEQSAEELSPEQLKAQHLDGLKQLHQHARKIIEENKDKLSGGHKKEIRELSKKIKEAMNRARKVGTDVQETGDDMENLASLMSELELTPAERAELRQQQQAEAPAAEAPTNPSTPDYPQLRTRTPVPTAQTKFDMVESQILKRLLEEEKINPWDPSKPYATPWRPRPYMSAFAFIPRYLEVNPKICAAVYLRHPVARPGKTEIPTPFNMHTSQLAFNWYLRRR; this is encoded by the exons ATGAGGTGCGAGCGTAGGATATTACGCTATCATTCCTTGAAGCGTGGC CGCGTAAGACAAACATGGAACAAATACAATCTGTTCAACCTCTTCCGGATGAGGGATAGGAAGGGTAACTTTGGCACCTTCTTTCAGCAAAAATGGCACGCCAAAGCTGCCACCCGTGCCTATCACGGCGAACAtatcaaggagaagcagtGGGAGCGCATGTTCAGCAGAAGACTGCTCTCAGCCGTCAACATGGATCCAGCATACATGGCCAAATACGACGGTAGCGAGCAGGCAGCTGGTCGTGGTTCTGGACGTGACGTCAAGCCAGGGAGGTCCGAAAAGAATGTCGCCCGCAACACTGGAAATGCCGAGGGCATGACACCCTATATGCAGATGACCTTTGCCCCCCAAGAGCGTCGTCTCGATATTTCCGTTTTCCGAGCTCTGTTTGCCAGCAGTGCGAGGCAGGCCCGCCAGTTCGTTATTCACGGTGCCGTCAAGGTGAACGGGAAGAAG ATGCAACATCCCGGATATCTCCTAAACCCAGGTGATCTCTTCCAGGTCGACCCGGAAAAAGTAATGATTGCCACCGGCCGCAAGAAGACCTCCAAGTCCGAGTCGTCCAGCACATCAAAGACACCCACAGCCGAAGAGGATGCCCAGCCCGCCGAAGAAACCGCCGAAGTCGCTGAGCAGTCCGCCGAAGAGCTCAGCCCCGAACAACTCAAAGCTCAACATCTCGACGGGCTGAAACAACTGCACCAGCATGCCAGGAAGATCATCGAGGAGAACAAGGATAAGCTCTCAGGCGGCCACAAGAAGGAGATCCGTGAGCTCtccaagaagatcaaggaggccaTGAACAGAGCCCGCAAAGTAGGCACCGATGTTCAGGAAACCGGCGACGACATGGAGAACCTGGCCTCCCTCATGTCCGAACTGGAACTCACCCCCGCCGAGCGCGCAGAGCttcggcaacagcaacaagcggAAGCCCCTGCCGCCGAggcacccaccaacccctccacccccgacTACCCACAGCTCAGGACAAGAACGCCAGTACCAACAGCTCAAACCAAATTCGACATGGTCGAGTCCCAGATTCTCAAGCGTCtgctcgaggaggagaagatcaatCCATGGGACCCCTCCAAGCCATATGCCACCCCGTGGAGGCCCCGCCCCTACATGTCCGCATTTGCGTTCATCCCCCGGTATCTTGAGGTCAACCCCAAGATCTGCGCCGCTGTCTACCTCCGTCATCCGGTTGCTCGCCCGGGCAAGACTGAGATTCCCACGCCATTCAATATGCACACCTCGCAGTTGGCTTTCAATTGGTACTTGAGGAGACGTTGA
- a CDS encoding hypothetical protein (EggNog:ENOG503P414; COG:A) produces the protein MSDAAVNQPEVAAAATETPAVEQTTAAPVAEVEMADAAPTEAAAEKSEEKAEEKTEEQTGATKPLPMLKTTAKIDTNYKNNRKYDPSTQEVTDDPVQIRAQVEFWFNDSNLPGDKHMWEQTGGPENKPVSLKHICNFKRMQRFQPYSAVVAALRDSTLLEVSGEEGEEVIKRKVPYVLSTLSPQERQARSVYVKGFGDEHGSSQFEIEQFFSQFGKVQHLKLRRTNENLFKGSVFVEFDSEETADAFVNKEPAATWNGHELLIMKKGEYCEMKAKEIKEGKIQASNSRKSTFWEGKEKTSTRGGRGGARGGRGGRDNRNGDNNEDKKNGFKGGRGGRGGRGRGGRGGRGGNRDNNKGRDGKREEKKPAVNDGEMPTIQATNEKGEVVAKPAEANGKRARENDEAAAPPAKKVDTKTETAAAQ, from the exons ATGAGCGACGCTGCTGTCAACCAGCCCGAGGTGGCCGCTGCCGCCACCGAAACCCCCGCCGTTGAGCAGACCACCGCTGCCCCTGTGGCCGAGGTCGAGATGGCTGATGCTGCCCCAACTGAGGCTGCCGCTGAGAAgtcggaggagaaggccgaggagaagaccGAGGAGCAGACTGGTGCCACCAAGCCGCTTCCAATGCTCAAGACCACGGCCAAGATCGACACCAACTACAAGAACAACAGAAAGTACGATCCTTCTACTCAGGAAGTCACCGACGACCCCGTCCAGATTCGCGCTCAG GTTGAGTTTTGGTTCAATGACAGCAACCTTCCCGGCGACAAGCACATGTGGGAACAGACCGGTGGTCCCGAGAACAAGCCCGTTTCCCTCAAGCACATTTGCAACTTCAAGCGCATGCAGCGCTTCCAGCCCTACAGTGCCGTCGTGGCTGCTCTTCGCGACAGCACCCTTCTCGAGGTCTccggcgaagaaggcgaggaagtcATCAAACGCAAGGTTCCCTATGTTCTCTCCACGCTCTCGCCACAGGAACGCCAAGCCAGAAGCGTCTACGTCAAGGGCTTTGGCGACGAGCACGGTTCCAGCCAGTTTGAGATCGAGCAATTCTTTTCCCAGTTCGGCAAGGTTCAGCACCTTAAGCTCCGCCGCACCAACGAGAACCTCTTCAAGGGGTCCGTGTTCGTTGAATTTGATTCGGAGGAGACTGCCGACGCCTTTGTCAACAAGGAGCCTGCCGCAACGTGGAACGGCCATGAGTTATTGATCATGAAGAAGGGCGAGTATTGTGAAATGAAGGCGAAAGAGatcaaggagggcaagaTCCAAGCATCAAACTCCCGCAAGTCCACCTTCTGGGAGGGTAAGGAAAAGACCTCGACCCGTGGCGGTCGCGGTGGCGCTCGTGGTGGCCGCGGTGGCCGTGACAACCGCAATGGCGATAACAATGAGGATAAAAAGAATGGTTTCAAgggtggtcgtggtgggcGTGGCGGGCGTGGCAGGGGAGGTCgcggtggccgtggtggcaaCAGGGATAATAATAAGGGAcgggatgggaagagggaagagaaaaaaccTGCCGTTAACGA CGGCGAGATGCCTACCATTCAGGCCACGAACGAAAAGGGCGAGGTCGTCGCCAAGCCTGCCGAGGCTAACGGCAAGCGCGCCCGCGAGAACGACGAGGCGGCTGCTCCCCCGGCCAAGAAGGTCGACACCAAGACCGAGACTGCCGCCGCGCAATaa
- a CDS encoding hypothetical protein (EggNog:ENOG503P37Y; COG:S), with amino-acid sequence MSPPPEPTPTLPIDPFDNPEDEIPLQQKRPFGSGLYRNPVTFVPASSSLKTVSTDEPAWDTSKSISDLYLGLVLPPEPKPPMGHENSPDNNHSDPPSTKPSPTPPLCPSCNLPILPNHELSLPHQLSLPHSHPPSSLDRSRMGLQYLSSQGWDPDSRRGLGSDQQGIAHPLKPKPKDDRLGLGVELPKGTKNIPRPKEKLLDAKKARKQYEQEKKKKGRIMKELFAEDKWEKYLGSEAS; translated from the coding sequence atgtcaccaccaccagaacccactcccaccctccccatcgaCCCATTCGACAACCCAGAAGATGaaatccccctccagcaAAAACGCCCCTTCGGCTCTGGCCTCTACCGCAACCCGGTAACCTTTGTCccggcatcctcctctctcaaGACAGTCTCCACCGACGAGCCAGCATGGGATACGTCAAAGTCAATATCCGACCTCTATCTCGGTCTCGTCCTCCCACCAgaaccaaaaccacccatGGGACATGAAAACTCCCCAGATAACAACCACTCAGAtcccccatcaacaaaaccctccccaacaccccccctctgCCCAAGTtgcaacctccccatccttcccaaccacgaactctccctcccccaccaactctccctcccccactcccaccccccctcttccctcgACCGCTCCCGCATGGGGTTGCAGTATCTATCCTCCCAAGGTTGGGATCCAGATTCCAGAAGGGGTTTGGGGTCTGATCAGCAGGGTATCGCACACCCCCTCAagccaaagccaaaagaCGACAGGCTTGGGTTAGGGGTTGAACTTCCAAAGGGAACAAAAAATATACCACGGCCTAAAGAGAAATTACTAGACGCCAAAAAAGCCAGAAAGCAATACgagcaagaaaagaagaaaaagggcagGATAATGAAGGAGTTGTTTGCCGAGGATAAGTGGGAAAAGTACCTAGGCAGCGAGGCGTCTTGA